The following nucleotide sequence is from Carassius gibelio isolate Cgi1373 ecotype wild population from Czech Republic chromosome A24, carGib1.2-hapl.c, whole genome shotgun sequence.
TTGTTCACATCCTGAGAATCCAGAGCATACAGAGCTGCAGTCCCTGTCTGAGCCTGTAACCATGGAGACAAGTGAAAAGTCCGGCACAGCAAACATAATTGACTGTGAAATGGAAGTCCTGGAGACTGAGTTACCGGATAGCAAGGACACAGGAAACAAAGATGAACATGTCTGTTATGATGCTGACGTTTTAGAGTCCATTAGTACAAAAGTTGTGGCTGAAATTTTAGCAGGGTTACCTCCTACAGAGACCAAGGCTGATGATCTGGAAGAAGTTTGCAGTCCGAAAGAGGCGCTTGTCTTGGAGGACACTCGAGAAGAACTTTATCGTAATGAGTCAATTACTTCTTCAATGTCCGACACTCCGTCAAGTGCTGAGAGCGTGTATGAGAATGAAGCCATGCATAAGAGGCAGGATTCACTAAGACAGGAACCATTGGAGAACATTGCACCCCAACCAGATGTTGACGATGGAGGTATAGACTCATTGGGTATAGACTTACAAGAAGCCATATTAGAAAGTTTTGGATGTGAGGATCCAGAAGAAACCATCCTTGCGCACTACATCCGAGAGGAAGTTCTGTCAGATGTCTCCACAGAGTCTTGCCGTGACCCAGATGAATTAGAAGAGTGTCTTCAGGTCGAAATTGCTGCGCCGTCATCAGACAGTGAAACGGAGACAGAGAAATGGAGGAGCATCTTTTCTTCCTCAATAAATAAGGAAGATGATGATGACTACATTGACAGCCTTGAGCTTAGTGCACAAGAGCTCTTTATTCAAAAACCTGCACTAGAGAATTCTGAGGACGTTTTAAAGGAATCTGAAGAGCTGGAGGTTCCGGTGGGAGAAGTAGTGCTAGAACAACCAGAGAATGAGACAGTTTTACAACCGCAAGAAATCTCTTACGGTCCTTCCACACTGTTTCACGGCTTGTCCAAGATTTCCGAAGACGATGAGGAGCTTGGACGAGGCTCAGCAACCCACAAGAGCAATTCATTTGATTCTGTCAAATCCGATTCCAGCAAAAAGGTGCCGAAAGATTATTGTGTGATTCAGGAAATGAAAAGCGAGAACGTCAGCACAGAACATGTTGATTTCAAAGTTGCTCGCCAACAGTGGCTGGAGATCGAAGAGCAAACGAAAAATTTGACGAACCATCAAAGCACACCAACAACTCGATCTGGCACCTGCCAAGGTAGTCACAGTTTCATGTATACGCCAGTCCGCAACATCGAAAGGCCCAAGAAGGACCTTGAGAGCTTGTCGCTTGTAGAGGATTACGCGAACACCCAGTTCAGCCCTTGCTCTGAGGATTCAGGTCTGGATGACTCTAGTTATAGATCACCGTTTGATGAATCAGAGACCCCAATTGAGAAGGAGATTCGCCTAACCATTGAGCGTGAGGAGAAGATGAGGCGTGAGAGGGGAATGTCAAAATCATACTCCAGTGACTGTGTACAGATGAGGGTGAGAACTGCCAACTTAAATTCTGGAAAACTATGCCAAGAAGTCGAAGAGAAAAGGAAGATGTTTGAAGACCAGGATGATGACGAAAGGTTATCCAAGTATCTCAGCAACAAGATGCCTTCTTTCATCATTACCTCCTCACCAACCAAGAAACAAGACTTGAGCGCCAACAATGTTATCATTCTTGAGCCAGAACCTTTCCCTCCAAGTCCACGGCATGGAAAGATGGTGTCCTCCAAATCTGCTGACTGGAGACCTGAAGACACCCCTAATGTCATAATTTTGGAGACATCAAACCTCATCATTCGAAGTGCATCAGAGTTCAACTTGAATTCTGTCTCTGAGGAAACCCAGGAGAAGATGTTCCTCAACAACCCGTTTTTCAAGCTGCGGTCCAGGAGTACACTATCTCTAGTTGATGAGGAGATTAAGATGGTGAAGCAGCGAGAAGAGGAACTCAAGCGTCAAAGAGCCACTCTTTACTCTAAGGATCACTTCCTGATGTCTCCAAACCGTTTGGACAGCTCATTGTTTACAGGTACTGCATGTTAACAGAGAAATAGACAATTGTTTTCATTCCATTGATCTGAAGTAATGACTACATCACTGAGACTGGAAACACATGCATGGCATAAGATGTTGACAGAAAATGATCTTCATTCTTGGttgtaattttaatttcagaTGATGTGCCAATTAAATGTAAATCATCCCCTTCATCTCCAATGAAAACATGCAGAATGGATAGTTCAGCTTTGTCATATGATCTTCAAGTAAGTATACAAAaa
It contains:
- the LOC127946372 gene encoding palmdelphin-like isoform X1, whose amino-acid sequence is MIESERIGELKRERERDIERGSLPVNGNTGSTLSLRIMMDEEVLLRERLQAITDKRRIREEIEKKRRNIEEEKLKLQYLKKKTLREQWLMDGLSTQESVEAQAEENQQQTTLLQSNIDRIEREIAVLETKELELSAKEEILLKQLKEVERTPEEIIKGATAEAEEVDRLEEIAGCSHPENPEHTELQSLSEPVTMETSEKSGTANIIDCEMEVLETELPDSKDTGNKDEHVCYDADVLESISTKVVAEILAGLPPTETKADDLEEVCSPKEALVLEDTREELYRNESITSSMSDTPSSAESVYENEAMHKRQDSLRQEPLENIAPQPDVDDGGIDSLGIDLQEAILESFGCEDPEETILAHYIREEVLSDVSTESCRDPDELEECLQVEIAAPSSDSETETEKWRSIFSSSINKEDDDDYIDSLELSAQELFIQKPALENSEDVLKESEELEVPVGEVVLEQPENETVLQPQEISYGPSTLFHGLSKISEDDEELGRGSATHKSNSFDSVKSDSSKKVPKDYCVIQEMKSENVSTEHVDFKVARQQWLEIEEQTKNLTNHQSTPTTRSGTCQGSHSFMYTPVRNIERPKKDLESLSLVEDYANTQFSPCSEDSGLDDSSYRSPFDESETPIEKEIRLTIEREEKMRRERGMSKSYSSDCVQMRVRTANLNSGKLCQEVEEKRKMFEDQDDDERLSKYLSNKMPSFIITSSPTKKQDLSANNVIILEPEPFPPSPRHGKMVSSKSADWRPEDTPNVIILETSNLIIRSASEFNLNSVSEETQEKMFLNNPFFKLRSRSTLSLVDEEIKMVKQREEELKRQRATLYSKDHFLMSPNRLDSSLFTDDVPIKCKSSPSSPMKTCRMDSSALSYDLQFPEPYTGGRRKSAMALRWEAGEFANNE
- the LOC127946372 gene encoding palmdelphin-like isoform X2, which translates into the protein MMDEEVLLRERLQAITDKRRIREEIEKKRRNIEEEKLKLQYLKKKTLREQWLMDGLSTQESVEAQAEENQQQTTLLQSNIDRIEREIAVLETKELELSAKEEILLKQLKEVERTPEEIIKGATAEAEEVDRLEEIAGCSHPENPEHTELQSLSEPVTMETSEKSGTANIIDCEMEVLETELPDSKDTGNKDEHVCYDADVLESISTKVVAEILAGLPPTETKADDLEEVCSPKEALVLEDTREELYRNESITSSMSDTPSSAESVYENEAMHKRQDSLRQEPLENIAPQPDVDDGGIDSLGIDLQEAILESFGCEDPEETILAHYIREEVLSDVSTESCRDPDELEECLQVEIAAPSSDSETETEKWRSIFSSSINKEDDDDYIDSLELSAQELFIQKPALENSEDVLKESEELEVPVGEVVLEQPENETVLQPQEISYGPSTLFHGLSKISEDDEELGRGSATHKSNSFDSVKSDSSKKVPKDYCVIQEMKSENVSTEHVDFKVARQQWLEIEEQTKNLTNHQSTPTTRSGTCQGSHSFMYTPVRNIERPKKDLESLSLVEDYANTQFSPCSEDSGLDDSSYRSPFDESETPIEKEIRLTIEREEKMRRERGMSKSYSSDCVQMRVRTANLNSGKLCQEVEEKRKMFEDQDDDERLSKYLSNKMPSFIITSSPTKKQDLSANNVIILEPEPFPPSPRHGKMVSSKSADWRPEDTPNVIILETSNLIIRSASEFNLNSVSEETQEKMFLNNPFFKLRSRSTLSLVDEEIKMVKQREEELKRQRATLYSKDHFLMSPNRLDSSLFTDDVPIKCKSSPSSPMKTCRMDSSALSYDLQFPEPYTGGRRKSAMALRWEAGEFANNE